One window of the Colletotrichum destructivum chromosome 4, complete sequence genome contains the following:
- a CDS encoding Putative flavin amine oxidase, FAD/NAD(P)-binding domain superfamily, translating into MFDVVVVGAGLSGLQAAYSAQQAGLSVAVVEARDRVGGKTWSVPLASGRGVADLGAAWINDKTQKRIAGYIRRFNLATVTQRLEGKAVMQVDGDSRIEFPFGITPEFSEEEKRNLEFVRDHIQAASLRREAPTTEDDSLSLDQYVRKLGALPKTAAMVNLWARVMHGVESSQESAAFFVDYCRRNGGLFSIRADDHTGGNYQRFHGGTQAIANGIARLIGVSNIHLSAPVASIEDHQSHVDVVTTDGQRFVGRKLIISVPSAMLRDINIAPALPRRVREVTDASRLGHYNKAILCYDTPWWRDLGYNGFFMSYTGPVALARDTSVDETRHYALTCFVNGRLGEDWSKLYPHERRRLVLQQVGAVFGVGPDSEAFRPIEVFDQIWKHERFSKGALAPIAEIGHYTEYADVYGKPVGNIHFVGTEYSAEWKGYMEGALCSGEQGAKEVIDAVQRAPRANL; encoded by the exons ATGTtcgacgttgtcgtcgtcggcgccggcctgaGCGGTCTTCAGGCAGCCTACTCCGCCCAGCAGGCAGGCCTGTCCGTCGCGGTCGTCGAAGCCCGCGACcgcgtcggcggcaagacTTGGAGCGTCCCGTTGGCGtccggccgaggcgtcgcGGACCTCGGAGCTGCGTGGATCAACGACAAGACGCAAAAGAGAATCGCAGGCTACATCCGCAGGTTCAACCTCGCCACTGTGACGCAACGATTGGAGGGCAAGGCGGTCATGCAGGTCGACGGTGACAGCAGGATCGAGTTTCCCTTCGGCATCACCCCCGAG TTCTctgaagaggaaaagagaaacCTCGAGTTCGTCCGCGACCATATCCAGGCCGCCTCCCTCCGCCGAGAAGCCCCGACAACCGAAGACGATAGCCTGTCCCTGGACCAATACGTGCGGAAGCTGGGCGCTCTCCCAAAGACGGCCGCCATGGTCAACCTCTGGGCCAGAGTCATGCACGGGGTCGAGTCCAGCCAGGAGTCGGCGGCTTTCTTCGTCGACTACTGCCGCCGCAACGGCGGGCTGTTCTCCATCCGCGCTGATGACCACACGGGCGGCAACTACCAGCGCTTTCACGGCG GAACACAGGCGatcgccaacggcatcgcCCGGCTGATAGGGGTCAGCAACATCCACCTctccgcccccgtcgccTCCATCGAGGATCACCAGTCCCACGTCGACGTGGTCACGACCGACGGACAGCGTTTTGTCGGCAGGAAGCTCATCATCTCCGTACCGAGCGCCATGCTCCGCGACATCAACATCGCCCCGGCCCTGCCCCGGAGGGTGCGAGAAGTCACCGACGCGTCGAGGCTCGGCCACTACAACAAGGCCATTCTCTGCTACGACACGCCGTGGTGGAGGGACCTCGGCTACAACGGCTTCTTCATGAGCTACACGGGGCCCGTCGCGCTGGCCCGCGATACCAGCGTCGACGAAACCCGCCACTACGCCCTCACCTGCTTCGTCAACGGccggctcggcgaggactGGTCCAAGCTGTATCCGCACGAGCGTCGCAGGCTCGTActccagcaggtcggcgccgtctttGGCGTCGGGCCCGACTCGGAGGCGTTCCGCCCGATCGAGGTCTTTGACCAGATCTGGAAGCACGAGCGGTTCAGCAAGGGCGCACTGGCGCCCATTGCGGAGATCGGGCACTATACCGAGTACGCCGACGTGTACGGCAAGCCGGTCGGCAACATCCACTTCGTCGGGACGGAGTACTCGGCCGAGTGGAAGGGATATATGGAGGGGGCGTTATGCTCAGGCGAGCAGGGGGCCAAGGAGGTCATTGACGCCGTTCAGCGCGCACCCCGGGCTAATCTGTAG
- a CDS encoding Putative major facilitator superfamily, MFS transporter superfamily: MAEPKQEDVRFFDSPGQRTPVSEPDWTEREETRARRKIDSSVLPLLYLGLLVFQLDRMNLASALTGGFAADIGVNQDTINLGNQLMFLGIVILEIPSNMLLQKVGPRKYISGQVMLFGFVATMQVFLVDRKGFLAARMMLGLAEAGYIPGACYTLSTWYTKKELAKRIAVFFFGMFSGNALSPILASGILKLEGERGLRGWQWLFLIEGVFTIFVGLSLLFLLPGSPDTPDPLLSPGVVRFRGLERDILQRRLELDDKERRGGAQGMHIPPSLVWKTILHWQRWPHFLSSFAVFSTWSPLTTYTPTIIMNLGFNRIQANALAAVGASLSLVVVFFFAYVSDKTNRRGFSVIGAHACYLVVLVVARTAHPHVGKWSRWGLWTAVNSFAVGYHPAHNSWVQLNCREPGERSISIAMWVMLSISGLMVGTQYYRGNDTPFYQTGLRTQIIMVSVGMAFAILQVVIYTVHNKRVASGQHKPRNGEVPRIYVP, translated from the exons ATGGCGGAGCCGAAGCAGGAAGACGTGCGCTTCTTCGACTCGCCGGGCCAGCGGACGCCCGTCTCGGAGCCGGACTGGACGGAGCGCGAGGAGACGCGGGCGCGGCGGAA GATCGACAGCTCGGTACTCCCGTTGCTATatctcggcctcctcgtcttccagcTCGACCGCATGAACCTCGCGAGCGCCCTCACCGGCGGCTTCGCGGCGGACATTGGCGTCAACCAGGACACCATCAACCTGGGCAACCAGCTCATGTTTCTGGGGATTGTCATCCTCGAGATCCCGTCCAATATGCTTCTGCAAAAG GTCGGCCCGCGCAAGTACATCTCCGGGCAGGTCATGctcttcggcttcgtcgccaCCATGCaggtcttcctcgtcgaccgcaagggcttcctcgccgcgcgCATGATGCTcggcctggccgaggccggctaCATCCCCGGTGCGTGCTACACGCTGTCGACGTGGTACACCAAGAAGGAGCTCGCTAAGCGCATCGCTGTCTT TTTCTTCGGCATGTTCAGCGGTAACGCCCTGAGCCCCATCCTCGCGTCCGGCATCCTGAAGCTCGAGGGTGAGCGCGGGCTGAGGGGATGGCAGTGGCTCTTCTTGA TCGAGGGCGTCTTCACAATCTTCGTCGGCCTGTCGCTCCTTTTCCTCCTGCCGGGCTCCCCCGACACGCCCGACCCGCTGCTGAGCCCCGGCGTCGTCCGCTTCCGCGGCCTGGAGCGGGATATCCTGCAGAggcgcctcgagctcgacgacaaggagcgGCGCGGGGGCGCCCAGGGGATGCACATCCCCCCGAGCCTCGTTTGGAAGACGATCCTGCACTGGCAGCGCTGGCCCCATTTCCTCAGCAgcttcgccgtcttctccacgTGGAGCCCCCTGACGACGTATACTCCGACCATCATCAT GAACCTCGGCTTCAACCGCATCCAGGccaacgccctcgccgccgtcggcgcctcgctgtcgctggtcgtcgtcttcttcttcgcctaCGTCAGCGACAAGACCAACCGGCGCGGCTTctccgtcatcggcgcccacGCGTGctacctcgtcgtcctcgtcgtcgcgcgGACGGCGCACCCGCACGTCGGAAAGTGGTCCCGCTGGGGGCTGTGGACGGCTGTGAACAGCTTCGCCGTGGGCTATCACCCGGCTCACAACTCGTGGGTGCAGCTCAACTGCCGCGAGCCGGGCGAGAGGAGCATCAGCATCGC GATGTGGGTGATGCTCTCGATCAGCGGGTTGATGGTCGGTACCCAGTACTACCGAGGAAATGACACGCCCTT TTACCAAACGGGACTGAGGACGCAGATCATCATGGTCTCGGTTGGTATGGCGTTTGCCATTCTGCAGGTGGTCATCTACACGGTTCACAACAAGCGCGTGGCCTCGGGCCAGCACAAGCCTCGCAACGGCGAAGTGCCTCGCATATACGTTCCATGA
- a CDS encoding Putative flavin monooxygenase, FAD/NAD(P)-binding domain superfamily: protein MKPAKRVAVIGLGPAGAITIDALAQEQAFDTIRLFERREAPGGCWLGETKPPPILQPAELPLLAARTADPQHPAIPAVLPSLATSSSPGHPRYAESTVYPYLETNVDYVPMQYTQEPFPAAQTPLSRALHGEDTPFRHWSLVRDYVASLVDRRGYDRLVSYNTTVERAEKVQRVPNSAAAAAGGGERGVKVEKEGKEEAEEEWKLTLRKSDPASSTDSWWEERFDALVVASGHYSVPYIPPTPGLAAFAASRPPGSVIHSKHYRGRAAYLDRTVVVVGASVSAADIATDLTAVARAPVTAVVLGHTPNGYFGAEAFEHPLVRKAPSIARVDAASRTVHFVDGSSVSGVDDIIFGTGYTWTLPFFDNPPPSPTTTTMSRPGKKTAAAAALLPTPRNNRIPNLYLHTIYTPDPTILFVGAVNAGLTFKVFEYQAVLAARLLAGRVPPDRLPDAEAQRAWEADRVASRGDGPRFALVFPDFPDYFETLRRLAGPPTDDGKGRRLPPYNPFWFERFMAGHERRKAMWRRLNAEAKEALGGEPRDGGQGDVARAKL from the exons ATGAAGCCGGCGAAGCGCGTAGCtgtcatcggcctcggcccggccggcgccatcaccatcgacgccctcgcccaggagCAGGCCTTTGACACCATCCGCCTTTTTGAGAGACGAGAGGCCCCGGGTGGATGTTG GCTCGGCGAAACGAAACCGCCGCCcatcctccagcccgccgagctccccctcctcgccgcccggaCGGCAGACCCCCAACACCCCGCCAtccccgccgtcctcccctctctggccacctcctcctcgcccggccaCCCGCGCTACGCCGAGTCCACCGTCTACCCTTACCTCGAGACCAACGTCGACTACGTGCCGATGCAGTACACCCAGGAGCCCTTCCCCGCCGCCCAGACCCCGCTCTCCCGCGCCCTGCACGGCGAGGACACCCCCTTCCGCCACTGGTCCCTCGTCCGGGACTACGTCGCCTCCCTCGTGGACCGGCGCGGCTACGACCGCCTCGTGAGCTACAACACCACCGTCGAGCGCGCCGAGAAGGTCCAGCGGGTCCCCAActccgccgcagccgccgccggaggaGGTGAGAGAGGAGTAAAAgtagaaaaagaagggaaagaagaagcagaagaagaatgGAAGCTCACCCTCCGCAAATCGGACCCCGCCTCCTCAACGGACTCCTGGTGGGAGGAGCGTttcgacgccctcgtcgtcgcgtcGGGCCACTACTCCGTCCCCTACATCCCCCCGACCCcgggcctcgccgccttcgccgcctcccggCCCCCCGGGAGCGTCATCCACAGCAAGCACTAtcgcggccgcgccgcctACCTGGACcggaccgtcgtcgtcgtcggcgcctccgtctccgccgccgacatcgccACGGACctcaccgccgtcgcccgcgcccccgtcaccgccgtcgtcctcggccacaCCCCCAACGGCTacttcggcgccgaggcctttGAGCACCCCCTGGTCCGCAAGGCGCCCTCCATCGcccgcgtcgacgccgcctccaGAACGGTCCACTTCGTCGACGGGTCCTCCGTctccggcgtcgacgacatcatcttCGGCACAGGGTACACCTGgaccttgcccttcttcgacaatcctcctccttcgccgacgacaacgacgatgtcgagacCCGGAAAgaagaccgccgccgccgccgcccttttACCGACCCCCAGAAACAACCGCATCCCGAACCTCTACCTCCACACCATCTACACCCCGGACCCCaccatcctcttcgtcggcgccgtcaacgccggcCTGACCTTCAAGGTCTTCGAGTAccaggccgtcctcgccgcccgcctcctcgcggGCCGCGTCCCGCCGGACCGCctccccgacgccgaggcccagcgcGCCTGGGAGGCCGACCGCGTCGCCagccgcggcgacggccccaggttcgccctcgtcttcccgGACTTCCCCGACTACTTCGAGACCCTCCGACGCCTCGCCGGCCCGcccaccgacgacggcaagggcAGGCGCCTGCCGCCCTACAACCCCTTCTGGTTCGAGAGGTTCATGGCCGGCCACGAGAGGCGCAAGGCCATGTGGCGGCGCCTGAATGCCGAGGCGAAGGAGGCCCTGGGGGGGGAGCCAAGGGATGGCGGGCAGGGGGACGTCGCGCGCGCCAAGCTGTAG
- a CDS encoding Putative ras-like guanine nucleotide exchange factor, SH3 domain, SH3-like domain superfamily yields MVMLSDHSMRASLQVAPLKLHKSRSCDALASKQQQDHHPASSTKSSYTSTHMTPPATPNGSQEDLAAAADQQMPPPVFHNFLRAFYPFHPSYAMTDSSVTLPLNEGDVILVHSIHTNGWADGTLLVSGARGWLPTNYCEAYDPDEMRNLLKALLNFWDLLRSTSVNDSEIFGNQEFMKGIIAGVRYLLERTHCLTRESAMITRNDSLRRARKTLLSELSALVKTAKRLQEAQKGVARPREDVNDIIDEMILKAFKIVTKGVRFFDILEDDRRQRAPAVTVMATVIEETYIPPTPPADHVEFVDENNNNNHHHHQHRNHNRSKTGSPRKQTNGTPIRGTPSRQGEITTAATASATTTAAAAASTSASRPPSSSSSSSTTNAPTGSRGLSTVGSPSSPKSHRMSQNVKRLSANISHRVSLAGPSPLSRPHHLVSERLNKSHDTFLSHLGSFIGRLHLQSQSRPELAFAIKLSATSGGELLAVVDVVCGQSTNAEMLARARDMMFERIRELVRAAGQIIRYAVFQDADVIMPQDNSMLLMAATGCVKAAGECVAKTKWAIERVGDFECEFEAGDLGIDLAVLDIGGGPEHHGRRPSVAPSVAETATTEATSVAAGREGEEEEGEQEHGKGSSSARSAADSAQSAVVPPTPHSNQQHHHHHNHQQRPSIANDKPLPQLPPAVAAAAAAAAASGSGSGSDAAQPASLLHRGRPSSQNSSSSAHNSRPSSVNNDGVSSVASSVSSIRPTLPPLPKLSTSLLPGDEYSPIDNTNQDGGDFHGSHNNNNNNNSSSSSNGSYNRADSIAVSSAGSSTTYLSRDSEASLVSQTSTRATTPDHALGLKLKPSMSELSNAGSANNSNSSSSNNNNDEVDDVESKMLEKTYAHELMFNKEGQVTGGSLPALVERLTTHESTPDATFVSTFYLTFRLFCSPLKLAETLIDRFHYVAEAPHMAGPVRLRVYNAFKGWLESHWRDETDREALALIEPFAQFELGAVLPSAGRRLLELAQRVSKDIALVPRLVSSMGKTNTSIAQYIPADTPHPPLAVTKGQINQLFAWRNGGSNPTVLDFEPLELARQLTIKQMNIFCSIMPEELLASQWMKKGGVDAPNVKAMSALSTDLSNLVAETILQYSEVKKRAAVIKQWIKVAHQCLELHNYDGLMAIICSLNSSTISRLRKTWDFVSVKRREMLRTLQAIVEPAQNNKVLRTRLHDHVPPCLPFLGMFLTDLTFVDIGNPPTKQIPTLSGGGGGGGGNGGGGGNGGDGSEENGGGLTVVNFDKHTRTAKIIGELQRFQIPYRLTEVPEMQDWMTSQIVRVRESDQGQVSYYRKSLLLEPREMAAMRPTLESQTSSASTMTMSTAMTPTTTTSSSTASSVTQRGGDLFGWMSRDRGASTPTPTPL; encoded by the exons ATGGTAATGCTGAGCGACCATTCCATGCGTGCCAGCCTCCAAGTGGCGCCCTTGAAGCTTCACAAATCCCGATCCTGCGATGCGCTGGCCTCGAAACAACAACAGGACCACCACcccgcctcgtccaccaAGTCCTCGTACACATCGACACACatgacgccgcccgcgacgcccAATGGCTCGCAGGAAGACCTGGCGGCAGCTGCGGACCAgcagatgccgccgcccgtcttcCACAACTTTTTGCGAGCCTTCTACCCCTTCCACCCGAGCTACGCCATGACGGACTCGAGCGTCACCTTGCCATTGAACGAGGGGGACGTCATCCTTGTCCACTCGATCCACACCAACGGCTGGGCTGACGGGACCCTGCTGGTGTCGGGCGCGCGAGGATGGCTGCCAACCAACTACTGCGAGGCCTACGACCCGGACGAGATGCGGAATCTGCTCAAGGCCCTGCTCAACTTCTGGGATCTGCTACGCAGCACCTCGGTCAACGACAGCGAGATCTTTGGCAACCAGGAGTTCATGAAGGGTATCATTGCCGGTGTGCGCTATCTCCTG GAACGCACGCATTGCCTGACAAGGGAATCAGCCATGATCACGCGCAACGACAGCCTGAGACGTGCGAGAAAGACGCTGCTCTCGGAGTTGTCGGCCCTGGTAAAGACGGCCAAGCGGCTGCAGGAGGCTCAGAAGGGCGTCGCCCGGCCCCGCGAGGACGTcaacgacatcatcgacgagatGATCCTCAAAGCCTTCAAGATCGTCACCAAGGGCGTGcgcttcttcgacatcctcgaggacgaccgGCGGCAACGGGCTCCCGCCGTGACGGTCATGGCTACCGTCATCGAGGAGACCTACatcccgccgacgccgccggccgatCACGTCGAGTTTGTCGACGAgaacaataacaacaaccaccaccaccaccaacaccgtAATCATAATCGCAGCAAGACAGGCTCACCGCGTAAACAGACCAACGGAACACCGATCCGGGGCACGCCCTCACGGCAAGGGGAGATTACAACGGCAGCGACAGCATcagcgacaacaacagcagcagcagcagcatcaacatcagcatcaaggccgccatcgtcatcttcctcgtcgtccacaACAAACGCCCCGACTGGCAGCAGAGGCCTCTCTACCGTCGGCTCCCCCTCCAGTCCCAAGTCGCACAGGATGTCTCAGAACGTCAAACGGCTGTCGGCCAACATCTCGCACCGCGTCTCACTGGCCGGCCCTTCTCCGCTGTCAAGGCCGCATCATCTTGTCTCGGAACGCCTCAACAAGAGCCACGACACCTTTCTGTCCCACCTGGGCTCCTTCATCGGCCGTCTGCATCTGCAGTCTCAGTCGCGGCCCGAGCTGGCCTTCGCCATCAAGCTGTCGGCCACGTcgggcggcgagctgctggccgtcgtcgacgtcgtgtGCGGGCAGAGCACCAACGCCGAGATGCTGGCGCGCGCGAGGGACATGATGTTTGAGCGCATCCGCGAACTGGTGAGGGCGGCCGGCCAGATCATCCGCTACGCCGTGTTccaggacgccgacgtcaTCATGCCCCAGGACAACAGCATGCTgctgatggcggcgacgggctgcgtcaaggccgccggcgagtgCGTGGCCAAGACCAAGTGGGCCATCGAGCGAGTGGGCGACTTTGAGTGCGAgttcgaggccggcgacctgggcatcgacctcgccgtgctcgacatcggcggcggcccggAGCACCACGGCCGGCGTCCGTCCGTGGCACCCTCGGTtgcggagacggcgacgacggaggcgacGAGCGTGGCAGCCggaagagagggggaagaagaagaaggagaacaagaacaTGGAAAAGGGTCTTCTTCGGCGAGGAGCGCTGCTGACTCGGCGCAATCTGCTGTTGTGCCGCCAACGCCCCACAGCaaccaacaacatcatcatcatcacaacCATCAACAACGGCCCAGCATCGCCAACGACAAGCCGCTGCCTCAACTCCCTCCGgccgtcgctgctgccgccgccgccgccgcagcctccgggtccgggtccgggtcTGATGCTGCCCAGCCGgcttctcttcttcaccgGGGACGTCCTTCATCTCagaactcgtcgtcgtctgctcACAACTCGCGCCCTTCGTCCGTCAACAACGACGGCGTCTCGAGTGTGgcgtcgtccgtctcgtcgaTCCGCCCGACTCTGCCGCCTTTGCCCAAACTGTCCACATCCCTGCTCCCGGGAGATGAGTACAGCCCTATCGACAACACAAAccaggatggcggcgactTCCACGGCAgccacaacaacaacaacaacaacaacagcagcagcagcagcaacggctcGTATAATCGTGCTGACAGTATAGCCGTGTCGAGcgccggcagcagcaccacctATCTCAGCCGAGACTCGGAGGCCAGCCTCGTGTCGCAGACGTCGACGCGCGCAACGACGCCGGACCACGCCCTGGGCTTGAAGCTCAAGCCCTCCATGTCGGAGCTCAGCAACGCCGGCAGCgccaacaacagcaacagcagcagcagcaacaacaacaatgacGAGGTGGACGATGTCGAGTCTAAGATGCTCGAGAAAACGTACGCTCACGAGCTCATGTTCAACAAGGAGGGCCAGGTCACGGGCGGCTCACTGCCTGCTCTCGTCGAGCGCCTCACGACGCACGAGTCGACGCCCGACGCGACCTTTGTCTCGACCTTTTACCTCACCTTCCGTCTCTTCTGCAGCCCTctcaagctggccgagaccCTCATTGACCGCTTCCActacgtcgccgaggccccTCACATGGCAGGCCCCGTCCGGCTGCGCGTCTACAACGCCTTCAAGGGCTGGCTCGAGTCACACTGGCGCGACGAGACGGAccgcgaggccctcgccctcatcgagCCCTTTGCCCAGttcgagctcggcgccgtgttgccctcggccggccgccgtctcctcgagctggcccAGCGCGTGTCCAAGGACATCGCTCTCGTGCCCCGCCTCGTGTCGTCCATGGGCAAGACCAACACGTCCATCGCCCAGTACATCCCGGCCGACACCCCTCATCCGCCGCTGGCCGTGACCAAGGGCCAGATCAACCAGCTCTTCGCCTGGAGgaacggcggcagcaaccCGACGGTGCTCGACTTCGAGCCCCTCGAGCTGGCCCGCCAGCTCACCATCAAGCAGATGAACATCTTCTGTTCCATCATGCCCGAGGAGCTACTCGCGTCGCAGTGgatgaagaagggcggcgtcgacgccccCAACGTCAAGGCCATGTCGGCCCTCTCGACGGACCTGTCCAACCTCGTGGCCGAGACCATCCTGCAGTACTCGGAGGTCAAGAAGCGagccgccgtcatcaagcAGTGGATCAAGGTCGCCCACCAGTGCCTCGAGCTGCACAACTACGACGGCCTCATGGCCATCATCTGCAGtctcaacagcagcaccatcAGCCGCCTCCGCAAAACGTGGGACTTTGTCTCGGTGAAGCGCCGCGAGATGCTGCGCACGCTGCAGGCCATTGTCGAGCCCGCCCAGAACAACAAGGTGCTGCGCACTCGCCTGCACGACCACGTCCCGCCCTGTCTGCCGTTCCTCGGCATGTTCCTGACCGACCTCACCTTTGTCGATATCGGCAACCCGCCGACGAAGCAGATTCCTACCCTCagcggtggtggcggcggcggcggcggcaacggcggcggcggcggcaacggcggcgacggatcCGAGGAgaatggcggcggcctcacCGTCGTTAACTTTGACAAGCACACGCGCACCGCCAAGATCATTGGCGAACTCCAGCGCTTCCAGATCCCCTACCGGCTCACCGAGGTCCCCGAGATGCAGGACTGGATGACGTCGCAGATTGTCCGCGTCCGCGAGAGCGACCAGGGCCAGGTCAGCTACTACCGCAAGAgcctgctcctcgagccccgcgagatggcggcgatgcggccTACCCTTGAATCCCAGaccagctcggcgtcgacgatgacgatgtcgacggccatgaccccgacgacgaccacgtcgtcatcgacggctTCTTCCGTCACCCAGCGAGGCGGTGATCTCTTTGGCTGGATGAGCCGAGACCGTGGCGcctcgacaccgacgccCACTCCGTTGTGA
- a CDS encoding Putative zn(2)Cys(6) fungal-type DNA-binding domain, fungal transcription factor has protein sequence MARKKRPYVPKIKGCYECSQRRIDCDGTRPRCIKCSVRGIACSGFGLRYKFLDGFSSRRTSSSTGVRGALLTGAVVEPSAKTSIRARPSSYRKTPDQSRDLQSIWDEVYWNTADYGPDEGVQGGDPQTTTDDDDAITNQRIGHNTEDIDRLLDEYRDGTDDTCSSLVIQAAGDLGTDWRAARPVNLHLLEPWKEFLLTHFSEAIAPEMVVIDDRYNGWRHLILPVARSDDMVMAAVLAASAFHVSARAAAGRPVIDPERLYARAIGRLSDRRDLAGRDAGARQLVILAIVVLLVSVMVNGLSDFPIVFQMLESAIDAVGGEEVLADGEELGGFLRRQIRKMRVYAAPLVSEAAGVDAIVYHARGSFDCLYYYHSLYPSHRLTFDLIAGVRQQAFDMYLRRALPDDSEVRPAASPDEPIQSFRRSLESFPEGALGEHILVWPTFIAALECRTREQRLFFEQFLLRQYHRNKFMNIPLALKFLEGVWSQEERENWPSLIPQLRVFIM, from the exons ATGGCTCGCAAGAAACGCCCCTATGTACCTAAAATCAAGG GATGCTACGAATGCTCCCAGCGCCGCATCGATTGTGACGGGACTAGGCCGAGATGCATCAAGTGCAGTGTGCGAGGCATCGCTTGCAGCGGATTCGGTCTGAGGTATAAGTTCCTCGACGGCTTCTCATCAAGACGCacttcctcgtcaacgggCGTTCGGGGTGCTCTGCTCACGGGCGCTGTCGTTGAACCATCAGCCAAAACATCTATAAGAGCAAGGCCAAGCTCTTATCGGAAAACGCCTGATCAGAGTAGAGACCTTCAAAGTATATGGGATGAAGTTTACTGGAACACGGCGGATTACGGGCCTGATGAAGGTGTTCAAGGAGGTGACCCCCAGACCACAActgacgatgatgatgccatTACCAACCAGCGCATCGGTCACAACACGGAAGATATCGACAGACTTCTTGACGAGTACCGAGACGGAACCGACGATACTTGTTCGTCTTTGGTGATCCAGGCGGCCGGTGACCTAGGCACAGATTggagggcggccaggccAGTGAACTTGCATCTGCTGGAACCATGGAAAGAGTTCTTACTCACGCATT tctccgaggccatcgcccCGGAAAtggtcgtcatcgacgaccgCTATAACGGCTGGAGACACCTGATCCTGCCCGTCGCCCGATCCGACGACATGGTCATGGCCGCCGTGTTGGCCGCCTCGGCATTCCACGTCTCCgcgagggccgccgccgggcggcCGGTCATCGACCCCGAGAGGCTCTACGCCCGCGCGATCGGCCGGCTGTCGGACCGAAGGGACCTGGCGGGGCGGGACGCCGGAGCGAGGCAGCTCGTGATCCTGGCCATCGTCGTGCTCCTTGTGTCCGTCATGGTCAACGGGCTCTCGGACTTCCCCATCGTCTTCCAGATGCTCGAGTCGGCCATCGACGCGGTCGGGGGCGAAGAGGTCCTGGCTGACGGGGAAGAGCTGGGAGGATTCCTGCGGCGGCAGATCCGCAA GATGCGAGTCTACGCCGCGCCGCTGGTCAGCGAGGCCGCCGGGGTCGACGCCATCGTATATCATGCCCGGGGGAGCTTCGACTGCCTGTACTACTACCACAGCCTGTACCCTAGCCACCGCCTCACGTTCGACCTCATAGCCGGCGTCCGCCAGCAAGCGTTCGACATGTACCTGCGCCGGGCGCTGCCGGACGACAGCGAGGTGAGGCCGGCTGCGTCCCCGGACGAGCCGATCCAGTCGTTCCGCAGGAGCCTGGAATCCTTCCCCGAGGGGGCCCTCGGGGAGCACATCCTCGTCTGGCCGaccttcatcgccgccctggagTGCCGCACCCGGGAGCAGCGGCTGTTTTTCGAGCAATTCCTCTTGAGGCAGTATCACCGGAACAAGTTCATGAACATCCCGTTGGCCTTGAAGTTCTTGGAAGGGGTTTGGTCgcaggaggagagagaaaattGGCCGTCGCTGATCCCTCAACTGCGGGTATTCATCATGTGA